A single Cottoperca gobio chromosome 5, fCotGob3.1, whole genome shotgun sequence DNA region contains:
- the mybphb gene encoding myosin binding protein Hb, protein MPSKPAPIKKAAKKEPAKKEEKAAEPAPAEAAPAEAAPAPAEAAPVEVEAPAAPPAEEPKPPTPPPANEPTSIPLDLFIEDKNDTSVTIIWSQPEVVGASGLDGYTIEVCKDGTEDWKAVNEDLQKSSRYVIKNQTTGDLLKIRVVAVNAGGRSPPLALPEAVLVKEVADRPKVRLPRFLRQRYVAYVGAKINLTIPFSGKPKPVVSWTKDGQPLDTKRVNIRSTDRDSILFIRTSERDDSGVYEMCVKVDDFDDKSSLILQIVELPGPPASVKVVDTWGFNAALEWTAPKDNGNTEITGYTIQKADKKTGDWFTVLDNYHRLNATISDLIMGNSYKFKVFSENKCGTSEEATVAKEEATILKTGIHYKHPEYKDRDYSEAPKFTTSLNDRATTVGYSTKLLCSVRGCPRPKVIWMKNSMIIGEDPKYRQICVQGICSLEIRKAGNFDGGVYSCKAKNNHGEATVSCKLEVKKPAAADAEKK, encoded by the exons ATGCCGTCCAAGCCTGCCCCAATCAAGAAGGCGGCTAAGAAAGAACCAGccaagaaggaggagaaggctGCAGAGCCGGCTCCTGCCGAGGCTGCCCCGGCCGAAGCCGCCCCAGCCCCCGCTGAGGCCGCCCCTGTCGAGGTCGAGGCTCCTGCTGCCCCGCCAGCTGAGGAGCCCaaaccccccacccctccacccGCAAATG AGCCGACAAGTATCCCTCTGGATCTGTTTATCGAGGATAAGAATGACACTTCAGTCACTATCATTTGGAGCCAGCCAGAGGTTGTCGGAGCATCCGGTCTGGACGGATACACCATCGAAGTCTGCAAGGACGGAA CTGAGGACTGGAAAGCAGTCAACGAGGATCTGCAGAAGTCCAGCCGCTACGTCATCAAGAACCAGACCACCGGTGACCTTCTGAAGATCCGGGTGGTTGCTGTGAATGCCGGTGGCCGCAGCCCGCCCCTCGCCCTCCCCGAGGCCGTCCTGGTGAAGGAGGTCGCCG aTCGTCCCAAGGTCCGCCTGCCACGTTTCCTCAGGCAGAGATATGTCGCTTACGTTGGAGCTAAGATCAACCTCACCATCCCCTTCTCA GGCAAACCCAAACCCGTGGTGTCCTGGACAAAGGACGGGCAGCCTCTGGACACAAAGAGGGTGAACATCCGCAGCACCGACAGAGACAGCATCCTGTTCATCCGTACGTCCGAGAGAGACGACTCTGGAGTGTATGAGATGTGCGTGAAGGTGGACGACTTCGACGACAAGTCTTCGCTCATCCTGCAAATTGTTG AGCTGCCGGGGCCTCCTGCCTCTGTGAAGGTTGTGGATACTTGGGGCTTCAATGCTGCTCTGGAGTGGACCGCACCCAAAGACAACGGAAACACAGAGATCACAGGTTACACAATCCAGAAGGCCGACAAAAAGACCGGA gACTGGTTCACTGTGTTGGATAATTACCACAGACTGAATGCCACCATCTCTGACCTCATCATGGGCAACTCCTACAAGTTCAAAGTGTTTTCTGAAAACAAGTGTGGGACAAGCGAGGAGGCGACTGTTGCGAAGGAGGAGGCCACGATCTTGAAGACGG GTATCCACTACAAGCATCCCGAGTACAAGGATCGCGACTACTCCGAGGCACCGAAGTTCACCACCTCTCTGAACGACAGAGCCACCACCGTCGGCTACAGCACCAAACTGCTGTGCTCCGTCAGGGGATGCCCAAGA cCCAAGGTGATATGGATGAAGAACTCCATGATTATTGGAGAAGACCCCAAGTACAGGCAGATCTGCGTCCAGGGCATCTGCTCTCTGGAGATCCGTAAAGCCGGCAACTTTGACGGAGGTGTGTACTCCTGCAAAGCCAAGAACAATCACGGAGAAGCAACTGTCAGCTGCAAGCTGGAGGTCAAAA AGCCAGCGGCTGCAGATGCAGAGAAGAAATAA